In Thalassotalea fonticola, a single genomic region encodes these proteins:
- a CDS encoding RDD family protein — translation MNEHEYAGFWIRTGAAIIDSILMLLIIAPILTAIYGTGYWTSESSVQGGWDVLFNYILPAIAVIVFWLYKSATPGKMATKLTIVDAKTGGKPSTGQFIIRYLGYYVSMIPLFLGIIWVGIDKRKQGWHDKLAGTVVIMSNLP, via the coding sequence ATGAACGAGCATGAATATGCAGGCTTTTGGATTAGAACTGGTGCAGCAATTATCGATTCAATTTTAATGTTATTAATAATTGCCCCAATCCTAACTGCCATATACGGAACTGGTTATTGGACAAGTGAATCATCTGTTCAGGGGGGATGGGATGTCTTGTTTAATTATATACTTCCAGCAATTGCCGTTATTGTTTTCTGGCTTTATAAATCTGCAACTCCAGGGAAAATGGCTACTAAACTAACCATTGTCGATGCAAAGACTGGCGGAAAGCCTTCTACTGGACAATTTATCATACGCTACCTTGGGTATTATGTTTCAATGATACCTTTGTTTCTTGGGATTATCTGGGTAGGCATAGATAAACGCAAACAGGGATGGCATGACAAACTTGCGGGCACGGTTGTAATAATGAGTAATTTACCTTAG
- a CDS encoding dihydrofolate reductase family protein, with translation MKCSVYIATSADGYIATSDGGVDWLHTAGNLEADMGSEDMGFKSFIDSVDCMIMGRKCMEMISSFDLTPEQWPYGDMRIVVLSNTIKEPPENLKDKVEMYSGDICELMKSLENQGYQHAYVDGGATITSFINLKLINEMIITKAPILLGAGIPLFGELNQTVKLTNSKAVAFPNDFTQITHSVDYS, from the coding sequence ATGAAATGTTCTGTATACATTGCAACAAGTGCCGATGGATATATCGCCACATCAGATGGTGGAGTGGATTGGCTTCATACCGCAGGTAACCTGGAGGCTGATATGGGTTCTGAAGATATGGGGTTTAAATCTTTCATCGATTCAGTTGATTGTATGATTATGGGTCGCAAGTGCATGGAAATGATTTCTAGTTTTGATTTAACACCTGAACAGTGGCCATACGGTGACATGCGTATTGTTGTATTAAGCAATACAATCAAAGAGCCGCCAGAAAACCTAAAAGATAAAGTTGAAATGTATTCTGGTGATATTTGCGAACTGATGAAGAGCTTAGAAAATCAGGGGTATCAGCATGCATACGTAGATGGTGGTGCTACGATAACATCATTTATTAACCTCAAATTGATAAATGAAATGATTATAACAAAAGCACCTATATTGTTAGGGGCGGGAATACCTCTTTTCGGTGAACTTAATCAAACGGTTAAACTCACAAACTCAAAGGCAGTAGCATTCCCTAATGACTTCACTCAAATCACACACTCTGTAGATTATTCATAG